Proteins co-encoded in one Dreissena polymorpha isolate Duluth1 chromosome 12, UMN_Dpol_1.0, whole genome shotgun sequence genomic window:
- the LOC127853218 gene encoding uncharacterized protein LOC127853218 produces MDELENNEINLLFSNIFDFDDFFNEMNEQDDDSASKSQEITSAAPTAGAATSAPHPLVTASTQEEKEQNPTSTPTRNFRSVSVDSFLLENENLNTKKKTDNDIRLFKTFLKSHKNEARNIENIPPHELNPLVCEFLLGVTKKDGSEYEPTSLRAFLSSIDRHLRHMNYKHSLINDPEFAKVREVLKSKQKALKKEGYGNKPHQAQALTNEHIEAMYAAKTLGESSPRALLHSLWLICTTHFGMRTGKEIHTLCWGDVSLGIDFETGEEFITFDTERQTKTRTGENPRDIRKVKPRAYAVPEQPDRDPVHLYKLYADKRPVDMMTEDSPFFLTPGNKTQQCWFRKSAMGINKLYSIMTEMKTDAGIQEPRITPYSARKHLIQKLNDENVPAHQIIQISGHRNINSLNNYSSLNKEQSKNISKILSHSNQSVEKHNRTATATASATPASSDFPMARGFFVNSHFQGNVTFNFHNSESYMGLSQTQNVVNHQRQSPSRTPAVTADSPVQRHYKRIRLIAESDSD; encoded by the exons atggatgaattggaaaacaatgaaataaatcttcttttctcaaatatctttgactttgatgacttttttaatgaaatgaatgaacaagatgatgacagcgcttcaaaatcacaagaaataacatcagcagcaccaacagcaggagcagcaacatcagccccacatccactggtaacagcatcaacacaggaagaaaaagaacaaaacccaacatcaacaccaacaaggaatttcagatctgtaagtgtggatagctttctgcttgaaaacgaaaatttaaatacaaaaaagaaaaccgacaatgacatcagacttttcaaaactttcctaaaaagtcacaaaaatgaggcaagaaatattgaaaatatacctcctcatgaattgaaccctctggtctgcgagtttttgttgggtgtgactaaaaaagatggatcagagtatgaacccacatctttgagggcatttttaagctcaatcgacaggcatttaaggcacatgaactacaagcactctttgataaatgaccctgaatttgccaaagtgagggaagtattaaaaagtaaacaaaaagctctgaaaaaagaaggttatggaaataaaccgcatcaagcccaggcattaacaaatgaacatattgaagctatgtacgcagctaaaactctgggagaatcaagcccaagagctctattacactcactgtggcttatatgtacaacccattttgggatgagaaccggcaaggaaattcacaccctatgctggggtgatgtcagccttggaatcgattttgaaactggtgaagaattcatcaccttcgacactgagcgtcagacaaaaacccgtactggtgaaaatcctagggatataag gaaagtcaagccacgggcatatgcagttcccgaacaacctgacagagatccggtgcatctctacaagctatatgccgacaaacgccctgttgacatgatgacagaagacagccccttcttcttaactcctggcaacaagacacagcaatgctggttcaggaagtctgccatgggaataaacaagctatacagcataatgaccgagatgaaaacagatgctggtattcaagagccaagaatcaccccatacag tgcaagaaagcacttgattcagaagctgaatgacgagaatgttcctgctcatcaaataatacagatttcagggcacagaaatattaacagcttaaataattacagcagtttgaacaaggaacagtcaaaaaatatttcaaaaatactttctcattcaaaccagtcagttgaaaagcacaaccgcacagccactgccactgcgtcagccacacctgcatcaagtgattttccgatggcccgaggattttttgtcaactcacatttccagggcaatgtaacatttaattttcacaactctgaatcttacatgggcctttcccaaacacagaacgtagtcaatcaccagaggcaatctccatcccgtacaccggcggtaaccgcagattcccctgtacagcgacactacaagcgaatccgtcttattgcagagagtgacagtgattga
- the LOC127853876 gene encoding rRNA 2'-O-methyltransferase fibrillarin-like: protein MPTTKRRQIDCEVIVQSPGSVRQDFTYCEQEELTAIVFPQNGGGGGGGGGGGGGGGGGGGGGIGGGGGGSGGGGCGGGSGGSGCGGSGGGGGGGGGGGGGGVGDSGGRDGGRSGGGSGECTNGRMGEYFLIA, encoded by the exons ATGCCGACGACGAAACGACGCCAAATCGACTGTGAAGTCATAGTACAAAGCCCCGGAAGCGTCAGGCAGGATTTCACCTATTGCGAAC AAGAAGAGTTAACAGCAATTGTGTTTCCTCAAAACGGAGGCGGCGGAGGCGGCGGAGGCGGCGGAGGCGGCGGAGGCGGCGGAGGAGGCGGAGGCGGCATAGGCGGCGGAGGAGGCGGGAGCGGTGGCGGCGGATGCGGAGGCGGGAGTGGTGGAAGCGGGTGCGGTGGTAGCGGTGGAGGTGGAGGCGGTGGTGgaggcggcggcggcggtggtgtcGGCGACAGTGGCGGAAGAGATGGCGGCAGAAGCGGCGGAGgaagtggtg AATGCACGAATGGGCGAATGGGCGAATATTTTCTGATAGCGTGA